Proteins encoded by one window of Nocardia goodfellowii:
- a CDS encoding biliverdin-producing heme oxygenase yields MSQAVPFSAQIRTATEAQHAEAENSTFISDMLGGGLPIDSYHRYTGQLWFVYRALEARWDTLAEDPIAGPFIRPELARTAELERDLVALIGPDWRGEVEALPSTAAYAARIDECAREWPAGYIAHHYTRYLGDLSGGQVIRGTAEKLWDLPRRGDGVRFYVFDGISNPAAFKREYRALLDELPLDDLDRRRALAEAQRAFAMNTAMFGELAAEFPARKPS; encoded by the coding sequence ATGTCCCAAGCAGTACCGTTTTCGGCGCAGATCCGGACCGCGACCGAGGCCCAGCATGCCGAGGCGGAGAACTCCACCTTCATCAGTGACATGCTCGGCGGCGGTCTGCCGATCGACTCGTATCATCGCTACACCGGTCAGCTGTGGTTCGTCTACCGGGCCCTCGAGGCGCGGTGGGACACCCTCGCCGAGGATCCGATCGCGGGCCCCTTCATCCGGCCGGAACTGGCCCGGACCGCCGAATTGGAACGCGATCTCGTCGCGTTGATCGGCCCGGACTGGCGCGGCGAGGTCGAGGCGCTGCCCTCGACCGCCGCCTACGCCGCCCGGATCGACGAGTGCGCCCGCGAGTGGCCGGCCGGATACATCGCCCATCACTACACCCGCTACCTCGGTGACCTCTCGGGCGGCCAGGTCATCCGCGGCACCGCGGAGAAGCTGTGGGATCTGCCGCGCCGCGGTGACGGCGTGCGCTTCTACGTCTTCGACGGCATCAGCAATCCGGCCGCGTTCAAGCGCGAATATCGCGCGCTGCTGGACGAACTCCCGCTCGACGACCTCGATCGCCGCCGGGCCCTGGCCGAAGCGCAGCGGGCCTTCGCCATGAACACCGCGATGTTCGGCGAACTCGCCGCCGAGTTCCCGGCGCGCAAGCCTTCCTGA
- a CDS encoding threonine/serine ThrE exporter family protein has protein sequence MPMVSQAVGVLVGDRQATVDTIVSAPAPLQPIDLSDDARVAEVLDLAVRVGEVVLASGTGVMDTTTQVRFIAATYGLSRCDVDVTYDAIRIWADRGLMLPPASSMRVVRQRSLDFTRLAAVDRLTRRIRNQVVPPDEARAALDEITRADHPYHRWTATLGWSLLAASIAALLGGNLIVAAVSFAATAAIDRTNRVLNRYGLPFFFQHMVGGAIAATPAILLATFAEPHGISAAPTLVIAAGITVLLSGLQLFGAVQDAITGAPITATARMLEVMMMTGGIIAGIAIALRLGEQVGATVPAIEMLSGRDITNLPVKILAGAVAALAFALACYAEKRALAAAALGGAAGTIVFLLVQYAGFGPVVSSGVAATVVGLAGGLMARRALTPPLVVAVAGITPLLPGLSVYRGLYGLLNDQLIVGLNQLINAFGVSCALAAGVTLGEWFDRTQLRPQILKRAGALRRPIVVRRPRRIRRGQSAH, from the coding sequence ATCCCGATGGTGAGTCAGGCTGTGGGCGTGCTCGTTGGCGATCGGCAGGCCACCGTCGACACCATCGTCTCCGCACCGGCGCCGCTGCAGCCGATCGATCTCAGCGACGACGCCCGGGTGGCCGAGGTGCTGGATCTCGCGGTCCGCGTGGGCGAGGTGGTGCTGGCTTCGGGCACCGGCGTGATGGACACGACCACTCAGGTCCGATTCATCGCCGCCACCTACGGCCTGTCCCGCTGCGATGTCGATGTCACCTACGACGCGATCCGTATCTGGGCCGACCGCGGCCTGATGCTGCCGCCGGCCAGCAGTATGCGCGTGGTGCGCCAGCGGTCGCTGGACTTCACCCGGCTGGCCGCGGTGGACCGGCTCACCCGCCGGATCCGCAATCAGGTGGTGCCGCCCGACGAGGCACGCGCCGCGCTCGACGAGATCACCAGAGCCGACCATCCCTACCATCGCTGGACCGCCACCCTGGGGTGGTCCCTGCTGGCCGCCTCGATCGCCGCGCTGCTCGGCGGCAATCTGATCGTGGCCGCGGTGAGTTTCGCGGCGACCGCCGCGATCGACCGGACCAACCGGGTGCTCAACCGGTACGGTCTGCCGTTCTTCTTCCAGCACATGGTGGGCGGCGCCATCGCGGCGACGCCGGCGATTCTGCTGGCGACTTTCGCCGAACCACACGGCATTTCGGCGGCGCCGACCTTGGTCATCGCCGCCGGAATCACCGTGCTGCTCAGTGGTCTGCAACTGTTCGGCGCGGTCCAGGACGCGATCACGGGCGCGCCGATCACGGCCACCGCCCGCATGCTCGAGGTGATGATGATGACCGGCGGCATCATCGCGGGTATCGCGATCGCGCTGCGGCTCGGGGAACAGGTCGGCGCGACCGTGCCCGCGATCGAGATGCTCTCCGGCCGCGACATCACCAACCTTCCGGTCAAGATCCTGGCCGGTGCGGTAGCGGCGCTGGCCTTCGCGCTCGCCTGCTACGCCGAGAAACGCGCCCTGGCCGCGGCCGCCCTCGGTGGCGCGGCGGGCACCATCGTCTTCCTGCTGGTGCAGTACGCCGGGTTCGGCCCGGTGGTCTCCTCCGGCGTCGCCGCGACCGTGGTCGGTCTGGCCGGTGGTCTGATGGCGCGGCGCGCGTTGACGCCCCCGCTGGTCGTCGCGGTCGCCGGCATCACCCCGTTGCTGCCCGGTCTCAGCGTCTACCGCGGGTTGTACGGGCTGCTCAACGATCAGTTGATCGTCGGCTTGAACCAGCTGATCAACGCGTTCGGCGTCAGCTGTGCGCTGGCCGCGGGCGTCACGCTGGGCGAGTGGTTCGACCGGACGCAGTTGCGTCCGCAGATTCTGAAACGGGCGGGCGCGCTGCGCAGACCGATCGTCGTGCGCCGCCCGCGCCGGATCCGGCGCGGCCAATCCGCCCATTGA
- a CDS encoding LLM class F420-dependent oxidoreductase: protein MRYGIVLFTSDRGITPADAAATAEQAGFDSFYVPEHTHIPVVRAAAHPTTGDATLPDDRYLRTLDPWVALATATAVTERITLSTAVALPAEHHPIALAKTLASLDFLSGGRVSLGVGFGWNTDELAHHGVPANKRRTVLREHLDAMRALWTTEEASFAGDFVNFGPSWSWPKPVQKSIPVLLGAAGGEKSFTWLAKNADGWITTPTEGELSAKIELLQRIWREQGRTGSPEIIALAGAHNAEQLARWAELGVTEVVFGLPDRDADAVRGYLGKLAGKLGLNP from the coding sequence GTGCGGTACGGAATTGTGTTGTTCACCAGTGATCGGGGCATCACGCCCGCCGACGCGGCGGCGACCGCCGAGCAGGCCGGTTTCGATTCGTTCTATGTTCCAGAACACACTCACATTCCGGTGGTGCGGGCCGCGGCGCACCCGACCACCGGCGACGCGACCCTCCCCGACGACCGTTACCTGCGCACCCTGGACCCCTGGGTCGCACTCGCCACCGCCACCGCGGTGACCGAGCGGATCACCCTGTCCACCGCGGTGGCGTTGCCCGCCGAACATCACCCCATCGCCCTCGCCAAAACCCTTGCCTCGCTCGACTTCCTGTCCGGCGGACGGGTCAGCCTGGGTGTCGGATTCGGCTGGAACACCGACGAATTGGCCCATCACGGCGTGCCCGCCAACAAGCGCCGGACCGTGCTGCGCGAACACCTGGACGCCATGCGCGCCCTGTGGACCACCGAGGAAGCCAGTTTCGCAGGCGATTTCGTGAACTTCGGACCGAGCTGGTCCTGGCCCAAGCCGGTACAGAAGAGCATCCCGGTGCTGTTGGGCGCGGCCGGCGGCGAGAAGTCCTTCACCTGGCTGGCCAAGAACGCCGACGGGTGGATCACCACGCCGACCGAGGGCGAACTGAGCGCGAAGATCGAACTGCTGCAGCGGATCTGGCGCGAGCAGGGCCGCACCGGATCGCCGGAGATCATCGCGCTGGCCGGGGCGCACAACGCCGAGCAGCTGGCGCGGTGGGCCGAGCTCGGAGTCACCGAGGTGGTCTTCGGACTGCCTGACCGTGATGCCGACGCGGTGCGCGGCTACCTGGGCAAGCTCGCGGGCAAGCTGGGACTGAATCCCTGA